The nucleotide window ACCGCCATGATTCTGTGGTGGGTTGCGATCGAGAGAAGCTTGAGAATTGAGCCGAATGCGGCCGGCGTCGGCATGATCGGTGCGGCCACCCACTGCTTCAGCTTCTCGTACCCCGGGGCCTGAGACATCACGTGCTCCATGAAGAGTTCATGGATCATGGTCCGCGCCGGTTCGAGATTCTCGCAGTCCAGCTCGGGCCGCACGTTGGGCACGGCCCGGAACATGAACTGGTCGCCGAGCGCCTGACGGACGTGGTCGGTAGCGTGAATGTTGCCGGCGTAGATGACCGGCATGCGGGCGGCCGGATTCAGCTTGGGGTGCAGCCCGGCCTCGACCAGCAACTCGGCGAGAAACACCGGGGTGGAGATGTTGTCGCCGTCGAACCCGCCCGCGACCAGCACCATGTCCGGGCGTAGACGTTTCAGGTCCTCGATCTTGCGGTACGGTGTCCGGCCGTCATCCATCGAGATGACCTCGAGGACGATAGCGCCGGCGCCAAGGGCGGCGCGATGGGCCGTGCCGGCGGTCATGCTGTAGACCAGGCCGGTGACGACCATGGCAAGCCCGCCGCCGGCACTCGACGTCGTGAGGTAGGGGATTGCCGGTTCATCATCGTGCACGAGCGTGTGTCCGCTCAGACGTTCCAGCCCGCGCAGCGCCTGGAGCACGCCGACCGTTACGTCTTCGTGCGGCTTCTCAACAGTGGTCGGGGTTTCGTAGCGGAAGCAGCGCCAGGCACCGGCTTCGCGGCAGAAGAGCAGCGCTTTGGTGGTGGTACTGCCGACATCCGTGATGCAGAACTCGGATGGGTCGAGCGGGAAAGACATTCTGGGCATCAAAACCTCCGTTTCAGTATCGGCCGGCCGCCACGGAATTGTCGAGCTCCGATTGGCCTGGAATCGTCAATTACCTCAGGCCAACGGCTGATGGTTGTCGGGCTGGCCGACTGCCAGCAGCCCGAACTGCCCCAGCAGACCGGTCACCTCCGAACGTATGATATCCCGCACGCGACGGTACTCCTCTATGCCTTTGCCGTACGGGTCGGGGACATCCCAGCGAATCTCCTTTGCGCCGGGAACCATCGGGCAGGTGACGGTGCAGCCCATCGCGACCATGTAGTCGTACCCGGGACCGGGCACGTCCCGGAACCCCTTGGGGTGCATGGCGGAGATGTCGATGCCGATTTCCTTCATGACCTCGATTGCGTGCGGGGAGACACTTTCGGCGGGTT belongs to bacterium and includes:
- a CDS encoding arsenate reductase ArsC is translated as MREVVRILFACVGNSCRSQMAEAFCRVLGPEVDCVSAGSKPAESVSPHAIEVMKEIGIDISAMHPKGFRDVPGPGYDYMVAMGCTVTCPMVPGAKEIRWDVPDPYGKGIEEYRRVRDIIRSEVTGLLGQFGLLAVGQPDNHQPLA